The Methylobacterium sp. PvR107 genome contains a region encoding:
- a CDS encoding alpha/beta fold hydrolase → MTMNRRRVLTCLSALGIAAPLSRSFAETQPTQNPSNTYVLVHGAYGGGWIWRDVASELRRQGHQVWTPTQTGLGDRSHLLSREITVDTHVQDVANLIEMEDLHDIVLVGHSYGGMAVTGIADRMTDRISRIVYLDALIPENGDSAFALLPDGMANARRKAAFEQGAGVALPVPGPDAFPIPAGPSKDWFMQRLRPHPIGTYESPLRLSKPAGAGLPVTYVAYTNPALASIEPSRQRARSKAGWHYRELPVPHDVEVANPEKVVAVLLDRA, encoded by the coding sequence ATGACGATGAACCGCCGACGCGTGCTGACGTGCCTCTCCGCTCTCGGAATAGCCGCGCCGCTATCGCGCAGCTTTGCCGAAACGCAGCCAACCCAGAACCCGTCCAACACCTACGTGCTCGTGCACGGAGCGTATGGAGGCGGTTGGATCTGGCGCGATGTCGCTTCGGAATTGCGGCGGCAGGGTCATCAGGTCTGGACACCGACGCAGACCGGGCTCGGCGACCGCAGTCATCTCCTATCGCGCGAGATCACGGTCGATACGCATGTTCAGGACGTGGCGAATCTCATCGAGATGGAGGACCTGCACGACATCGTTCTCGTGGGCCACTCCTATGGCGGCATGGCGGTCACCGGGATCGCAGACCGTATGACAGACCGGATCAGTCGGATCGTCTACCTTGATGCGCTGATCCCGGAGAACGGAGACAGCGCGTTCGCGCTCCTGCCCGATGGCATGGCGAATGCGCGGCGCAAGGCGGCTTTCGAACAGGGTGCGGGCGTGGCACTGCCGGTGCCTGGGCCGGATGCATTTCCAATCCCCGCAGGCCCGTCCAAGGATTGGTTCATGCAGCGGCTGCGGCCGCATCCAATCGGCACCTACGAGAGTCCGCTTAGGCTGAGCAAGCCTGCGGGCGCCGGCTTGCCGGTCACCTACGTCGCCTACACAAACCCGGCGCTCGCCTCGATTGAGCCGAGCCGGCAACGGGCTCGATCGAAGGCTGGCTGGCACTACCGGGAGCTTCCGGTGCCGCACGATGTGGAGGTGGCAAACCCCGAGAAAGTCGTTGCGGTGCTCTTGGACAGAGCTTGA